The window aggaaaaagaaaaagaaggcaGCATCTCAGTCTGACTCGGAGCTTGACTGACAACCGTAGCTTTATGCTCCTCTTGTCCTCCCGACTGTTCACTGGTAGTGTTACTTCTGCCTTTCTACCAAAAACATCAGTCATCACAAGGATCAAGGAGTCCTACAGACTTTGAATGCTGGGGTTCTGTGAGTGATGTGAAATCAGGGGAGAGGCCTTCATCCCTCAAAATGGCAACTACTGGTACATATCGTCACATCTGTTGAACTTTATCACCATATTTTTTGCAGACgtgacgtttttttttcttttctttgagtTAAACAAATGGACTGAAGCGGATTACACATTCACTTCCCATAATCTTGAAGACTGTAACTGTCACCATCAGTAAGCTGCCCCTTAAGGAGCCACTCTGTGTGCTTTGTTCCTGACACCTTGCTTTCTGGTTGCTAGATGAGGCTGTTGCGCTAGTGCCTGCGTCATGCATGTAGACCTGATGTCCTGCCAGCCTCACATCGAGGTCGGAATCATGAGCTTCACAGCCCCATTGATAAGAAACGAGTGAGATGAATTGTTACATTGCGGTTTAAATGTATGAGCAATGGGAATTCaataaaagtattgtttagCCTTTATTGCTGTTACTTTGTCTCTGAGGtgttttttacagtttaaaactgaaattttgtattttaaagCAAGGTTTTTTGCTTTCTAAGCTTCACAGCGTGATAAAGTTAAAGTTAGGTTAAGTCTTCATTTGACTTTCAAAGAGAAGTTCAATGTTTTACGTGTTTGTGACAGGTCTTGTGGCTAATACACACTATTGAAACTAATAGTCAATGTGGTCTTGTAAACGCtttatctttgtgtgtgtgttgcggcCTCTTATATAAGACAAACCGTCCTCTTCTGCATTGCATTCTGCTCAGTGGGTgggtcatttatttttttaagtttttattgTCAGTGGGAGTGTCTAACCTCTACATAAACAGCTTAGTTCAGAGGAAGTGAGATCTGTGAAGAGTCTTGTGCTTCACTTGGACGATACAAGGTAAGTTTTATTCTCTGTTAATAATGTATCAAgtttttctcctgtttcttACTTCACAGCAAAAAATTGTTCCTGTTGCTGTTAATGGAAAGTAAATGCCCATGTTACTAAGTTTTGATTCAGCTGCAATGAAactgaaagaaagaagaacGTGACCAACGTTACCTTTCACTGAATATTTCCTTCTTGAGCAGCACACAGTGATTTGCATTTAACTGTCTAAAGACTGCCGTCACTTGTTACTTATCCACAGATGCAGGGAGTTACTTTATGGCTGCTggtgggagtgtgtgtctgggaCTTCACAGCCTGCTCCATCGCATGCCATGATGGCAGCAGCTGTCCTGATAATAACACCTGTTGCTTGACTGAAAGTGGATATAAGTGCTGTCCATATCCAGATGTAAGTCAGACCAATTGAAACACTGAGGACGTGAACGTGAAGCTGTCAAGCATATTGGAGCCTCTGATCCTCTGCCTGTGCTGTGTCCAGGCTGTGTGCTGCTCTGACCTGGCCCACTGCTGCCCTGCGGGGTATCGCTGCGTCCTGACCACCAAGACGTGTGAAAGAGTAAACCAGCCCTGGATCAAGATGCCAATGGTTAAGAAGATGAGTGCAGAGCCAAACAAACCTGTTCTACCTGAGTCTCCTCAGATTACCCAGGAAGTGGAGCGTCATACTGACTCGGACGAGAAAGCGAGTCCTCTTGTCTTCTGCGACAACTATCACGCGTGTCCTGATGGAACTACGTGCTGTAGAAGCCCACAAggcttctggttctgctgcccaTACTCTCCTGTGAGTCGACCCACTTACTTTTACTAAACTTTAGCCTTAATGGTACTATCTGTACTGTGCTTCTCATAAACTGTGCGCATTGCAGGCTTGGTGCTGTGTGGGTGGCTCCCGCTGTTGTCCATTGGGCTACGACTGTGACATCACTCAAACGCATTGTGTGAAACAAAACCTGAGATTTCCCTTCACCCCCAAATTAAGTCTGTCGGCATTTCCAGCCTCACGCATTTCAGCTTTGGAAGATGAACGTTTGAAGGAGGTGGGTCACTTAAAGTCCAGTTGCTGTATTGGATTGAATTTTCGAAGACATCATAAAACAATGCCAGTAAATTTTTTAATGACTTTCAGTAATCTGTTTTTACAACGCAGACACCTATGACAGCTCTAACAGAGGCCAGCGACGGTCCCTTTGGAGTTGGAGTCATTCGTTGCGATTCCTCGTTTTACTGTCAAGCAGGACAAACATGCTGCAAGACGGTAGCAggccagtggagctgctgtccctACCCACTGGTATGATTGATGAACGTATGATGTGTTTAAAGATAGCAATAAAATCATTAAGTAACATGGACACACTAATATAAAGACAAACAGCTCTAGAAAATTATGGAACGCACCAAAACAATTCACTAGAAGAAGAAGACTTTCTTCTCAAAGAATGTCAAATGTTCCAATTTACATCCACTTCTTTATCAGTCTTGCTTGGATGAATAGTGAACTGTTCCTGTTGCCCTGATGGACCTGGAAGTCTGAGAATCACCACAATCTCGCAATGTGTGTGATTTTAACCTTCTAATGCACTAATTTGCCTCTCTGTATTTTGTTCTTGGACTGATTTCAGGGCATGTGTTGCAAGGATGGCGTGCACTGCTGTCAGTATGGCTACACCTGTGGCCCGTCCTCCTTGACCTGCAGGTCACGTTACTCTCAGCTCCcatcaggaaaaaaacaagatgccaaaacagatttttaaaatgcactgtgcCAAATGTAATCAAAATATTGAAGTTGTTCATCATTTCACTTTCTTGGACATGAATTGCACTGAACAAGCTGATGTATCATTTGTGGCATGTCAGCATTTTATACTTAATGTTCTTGTGATCAAATCTTAATAGCTGAATAAAGCACTCTCATATTTTTCATTAAACGTCTGCAATATTAAATTATGCCAATAAGGCAATTTATTAAAGTGGTAAATTAAACTAATGCCTGAAACGTGGCGGCCAGCTGTTAAATCTCAACGCACACCTACAGATGGCGCTGTTGACTAGAATGTATGGAGCAACGAGACTGAGTGAAGCAACAAACACCTGGAACAAGATAAATGTCAAAGGAAAATTGCCTTTATTGCTAATAAAGAGCGTATTCAGTGGTCAGAAGCTGGAAGACACCATTTTGGACGAATGTGGA is drawn from Betta splendens chromosome 11, fBetSpl5.4, whole genome shotgun sequence and contains these coding sequences:
- the LOC114865816 gene encoding progranulin-like, with protein sequence MQGVTLWLLVGVCVWDFTACSIACHDGSSCPDNNTCCLTESGYKCCPYPDAVCCSDLAHCCPAGYRCVLTTKTCERVNQPWIKMPMVKKMSAEPNKPVLPESPQITQEVERHTDSDEKASPLVFCDNYHACPDGTTCCRSPQGFWFCCPYSPAWCCVGGSRCCPLGYDCDITQTHCVKQNLRFPFTPKLSLSAFPASRISALEDERLKETPMTALTEASDGPFGVGVIRCDSSFYCQAGQTCCKTVAGQWSCCPYPLGMCCKDGVHCCQYGYTCGPSSLTCRSRYSQLPSGKKQDAKTDF